One stretch of Janibacter limosus DNA includes these proteins:
- a CDS encoding methionine ABC transporter ATP-binding protein encodes MQLVTETPPLLRLSGLRKEFPSARGPVVALEDITLSIARGSIHGIVGRSGAGKSTLIRCLTGLEQPTSGTVDLDGTNIPALTGDELRAVRRRFGMVFQHANLLDSRSAADNIGLPLEIAGWSAAERRARVAELLDLVGLTDRADNHPGQLSGGQQQRVGIARALATRPDILLCDEPTSALDAGTTRQILGLLRDLRERLGITVVIITHEPSVVREVCDTVTLLADGRVLESGAIGDVVADAAGQLHRDLVPLPPLPLEHDGGYIEVALGDTRSGTTSVDAVLALLREGGVPAEVAAATLETIGGRRVGRIQLEVDPARTGDAVRLLEAAHLAPEVAA; translated from the coding sequence ATTCAACTCGTGACCGAGACACCACCACTTCTGCGCCTGAGCGGCCTGCGCAAGGAGTTCCCCTCCGCGCGCGGCCCCGTGGTCGCGCTCGAGGACATCACCCTGTCCATCGCGCGCGGCTCGATCCACGGCATCGTCGGTCGCTCCGGCGCCGGCAAGTCGACCCTGATCCGCTGCCTCACCGGCCTCGAGCAGCCGACCTCCGGGACGGTCGACCTCGACGGGACCAACATCCCGGCACTCACCGGCGACGAGCTGCGCGCGGTCCGCCGCCGCTTCGGCATGGTCTTCCAGCACGCCAACCTGCTCGACTCGCGGTCGGCAGCGGACAACATCGGCCTCCCGCTGGAGATCGCCGGCTGGTCGGCCGCCGAGCGACGCGCCCGGGTCGCGGAGCTGCTCGACCTCGTCGGCCTCACCGACCGCGCGGACAACCACCCCGGCCAGCTCTCCGGTGGCCAGCAGCAGCGCGTCGGCATCGCCCGCGCCCTCGCCACCCGCCCCGACATCCTGCTGTGCGACGAGCCGACCTCCGCGCTGGACGCCGGCACCACCCGCCAGATCCTGGGCCTCCTGCGCGACCTGCGCGAGCGCCTCGGGATCACCGTCGTCATCATCACGCACGAGCCGTCGGTCGTCCGCGAGGTGTGCGACACCGTCACCCTGCTGGCTGACGGGAGGGTCCTGGAGTCCGGCGCCATCGGCGACGTCGTCGCCGACGCGGCCGGCCAGCTCCACCGGGACCTCGTCCCCCTTCCTCCTCTGCCGCTGGAGCACGACGGCGGCTACATCGAGGTCGCCCTCGGCGATACCCGCTCGGGCACGACGAGCGTCGACGCGGTCCTGGCCCTCCTGCGCGAAGGGGGCGTGCCCGCCGAGGTCGCCGCGGCCACCCTCGAGACGATCGGCGGACGCCGGGTCGGACGCATCCAGCTCGAGGTCGACCCGGCTCGCACCGGGGACGCGGTCCGCCTCCTCGAGGCCGCCCACCTCGCCCCGGAGGTCGCCGCATGA
- a CDS encoding aspartate carbamoyltransferase catalytic subunit, producing MNRHLLSVADLGDADLRAVLDTAAEMHDVQHREVKKLPTLRGRTIINLFFEDSTRTRSSFEIAGKWMSADTINITGKGSSTSKGESLRDTVRTIAAMGVDAIVMRHQASGAAHQVARWFDESGVRASVINAGDGTHEHPTQALLDAYTLQRRLGTLEGKRIAIVGDVTHSRVFRSNVLSLPRLGAEVTVVAPPTLMPSGAAHWAETDGFALSNDLDEVIDSGVDALMMLRVQHERMAGGFFPTAREYTVGYGLTRDRLAALTAANPEAVIAHPGPMNRGLEIAADAADAAGSLVLDQVSAGVAVRMSVLYHLLASGLTDEGAVLRREERTTKEGAA from the coding sequence ATGAACCGCCACCTGCTCTCCGTCGCCGACCTCGGCGACGCCGACCTGCGGGCCGTCCTCGACACCGCTGCCGAGATGCACGACGTGCAGCACCGCGAGGTCAAAAAGCTGCCGACCCTGCGCGGCCGCACGATCATCAACCTCTTCTTCGAGGACTCGACCCGCACCCGCAGCTCCTTCGAGATCGCGGGCAAGTGGATGAGCGCGGACACGATCAACATCACCGGCAAGGGCTCCTCGACGTCGAAGGGAGAGTCGCTCCGTGACACCGTGCGCACCATCGCGGCCATGGGCGTGGACGCCATCGTCATGCGCCACCAGGCGTCAGGGGCGGCCCACCAGGTCGCCCGGTGGTTCGACGAGTCGGGCGTGCGCGCCAGTGTGATCAATGCGGGTGACGGCACGCACGAGCACCCCACGCAGGCACTCCTGGACGCCTACACGCTGCAGCGGCGCCTGGGCACCCTCGAGGGCAAGCGGATCGCCATCGTCGGGGACGTCACGCACAGCCGGGTCTTCCGCTCCAATGTCCTGTCGCTGCCCCGCCTGGGCGCAGAGGTCACCGTCGTCGCGCCGCCGACCCTCATGCCGAGCGGTGCCGCGCACTGGGCCGAGACCGACGGCTTCGCCCTGAGCAACGACCTCGACGAGGTCATCGACTCGGGAGTCGACGCGCTGATGATGCTGCGGGTCCAGCACGAGCGGATGGCCGGGGGCTTCTTCCCCACGGCCCGCGAGTACACGGTCGGCTACGGGCTGACCCGCGACCGTCTGGCCGCCCTCACCGCGGCCAACCCAGAGGCGGTCATCGCCCACCCCGGCCCGATGAACCGCGGCCTGGAGATCGCCGCGGACGCGGCCGATGCCGCCGGCAGCCTTGTCCTGGACCAGGTGAGCGCCGGTGTCGCCGTGCGGATGAGTGTCCTGTACCACCTGCTGGCCAGCGGCCTGACCGACGAAGGCGCCGTCCTGAGGCGTGAGGAACGAACCACGAAGGAGGGCGCCGCATGA
- a CDS encoding cytochrome c oxidase assembly protein gives MLLASIDESVITGPAWVPTAPPSLDTLLSPTLQPVPLIPAIALLMGMLYVAGAVRLWTSGRRWPVWRCLSFLLGCGAIMVIMGAGIEGYGLRMFSVFMFQQLTLMLGIPAFLALGSPGTLLLRATPHRGPGRLVLRLAFFGLRSRLGRFLIHPAFTVPLFLFNFYGIYFSDIGDLLLPNWYGHVSLELLFLVSGLLFTVPLISADPLPVKKSHGWRVIDAFSEMPLHAFFGVIVMMSPAPMVDLFATAPDSWNIDPIRDQYLAGGLAWAYGELPSLLILLFIMAGWQRAEARQSALTDAEQATPQLDAYNAYLERLRQHEEKYQRP, from the coding sequence ATGCTGCTCGCTTCGATCGATGAATCGGTGATCACCGGACCGGCGTGGGTACCGACCGCCCCGCCGAGCTTGGACACTCTTCTCTCCCCCACGCTGCAGCCTGTGCCACTCATTCCGGCCATAGCTCTGCTGATGGGCATGCTCTACGTGGCTGGGGCGGTCCGGCTCTGGACATCGGGCCGGCGGTGGCCGGTATGGCGGTGTCTGTCCTTCCTCCTCGGGTGTGGCGCGATCATGGTGATCATGGGCGCCGGGATCGAGGGCTACGGGTTACGGATGTTCTCCGTCTTCATGTTTCAGCAACTCACCTTGATGCTGGGCATCCCTGCATTCTTGGCTCTGGGCAGTCCGGGGACGCTGCTGCTACGGGCTACGCCACATCGGGGACCGGGCCGCCTGGTGTTGCGGTTGGCATTCTTTGGTTTGCGGTCTCGGCTGGGACGGTTTTTGATCCATCCTGCCTTCACGGTTCCGCTGTTTCTGTTCAATTTCTACGGGATCTACTTCAGCGACATCGGTGATCTGCTGCTACCGAACTGGTACGGCCACGTGAGCTTGGAATTGCTGTTCCTGGTCTCGGGGCTCCTCTTCACTGTCCCACTGATCTCGGCCGACCCTCTGCCGGTGAAGAAGAGTCACGGCTGGCGAGTGATCGATGCCTTCTCCGAGATGCCGTTGCACGCCTTCTTCGGGGTCATCGTGATGATGTCTCCGGCACCGATGGTGGATTTGTTCGCGACTGCACCGGACAGCTGGAACATCGATCCGATCAGGGACCAGTACCTCGCCGGGGGCTTGGCCTGGGCATACGGAGAATTGCCGTCCCTGCTGATCCTGTTGTTCATCATGGCGGGATGGCAGCGTGCTGAGGCGCGGCAATCAGCCCTGACCGACGCCGAGCAGGCGACCCCACAACTGGACGCCTACAACGCCTATCTGGAGCGGCTGCGCCAGCACGAGGAGAAGTACCAGCGCCCATGA
- the pyrR gene encoding bifunctional pyr operon transcriptional regulator/uracil phosphoribosyltransferase PyrR — MSASDVARGLRRIAHEIVERNKGAQDVVLLGIPSRGVELAQRLATLVTEIEGASVPVGSLDVTMYRDDLRDRPMRAPQQTHFPPSGVDDRVVVLVDDVLYSGRTVRAALDALADYGRPRAVRLAVLVDRGHRELPIRADHVGKNLPTSQAERVTVRLTGHDGVDDSVTISGGDPR; from the coding sequence ATGAGCGCCTCTGACGTCGCGCGCGGCCTGCGCCGCATCGCCCACGAGATCGTCGAGCGCAACAAGGGGGCCCAGGACGTCGTCCTGCTCGGCATCCCCAGTCGCGGCGTCGAGCTCGCCCAGCGCCTCGCCACCCTGGTCACCGAGATCGAGGGCGCGTCGGTGCCCGTCGGGTCCCTCGACGTGACCATGTACCGCGACGACCTGCGCGACCGCCCGATGCGCGCGCCGCAGCAGACCCACTTCCCGCCCTCGGGGGTCGACGACCGGGTCGTCGTCCTCGTCGACGACGTCCTCTACTCCGGCCGCACGGTGCGAGCCGCCCTCGACGCCCTGGCCGACTACGGCCGCCCCCGGGCCGTGCGGCTGGCGGTCCTCGTCGACCGTGGCCACCGCGAGCTGCCGATCCGCGCCGACCACGTCGGCAAGAACCTCCCGACCTCCCAGGCCGAGCGGGTCACCGTGCGCCTGACGGGTCACGACGGCGTCGACGACTCCGTGACCATCTCGGGTGGTGACCCCCGATGA
- a CDS encoding methionine ABC transporter permease, with amino-acid sequence MIALTTLAAEGRWLDNPIIQQAVPTAIWETLAMTVVAGLLTALLGIPLGVLLFTTSPGGTAPSTFLNRVVGAVVNIGRSLPFLILMISIIPFTRLVVGTSIGWQAAVVPLTVGAIPFYARLVETSLREVSAGKVEAVTMMGASRGELTRKVLLPEARSGLVAGLTTTVIALIGYTAMAGAVGGGGLGAVAMSYGYNRFESDVMIVCVVLLVVIVTIVQVVGDIVARRLDRR; translated from the coding sequence ATGATCGCGCTCACCACCCTGGCGGCCGAGGGCCGTTGGCTCGACAACCCGATCATCCAGCAGGCCGTGCCGACCGCCATCTGGGAGACCCTCGCGATGACGGTCGTCGCCGGCCTCCTCACCGCGCTCCTGGGGATCCCGCTCGGCGTGCTGCTCTTCACCACCTCCCCCGGCGGGACCGCTCCCAGCACCTTCCTCAACCGGGTGGTGGGGGCCGTCGTCAACATCGGACGGTCGCTGCCCTTCCTCATCCTGATGATCTCGATCATCCCCTTCACGCGGCTGGTCGTCGGGACCTCGATCGGCTGGCAGGCTGCCGTCGTGCCGCTGACCGTCGGGGCCATCCCCTTCTACGCGCGGCTCGTCGAGACGTCGCTGCGGGAGGTCTCGGCGGGCAAGGTCGAGGCCGTGACGATGATGGGCGCCAGCCGCGGCGAGCTCACCCGCAAGGTGCTGCTCCCCGAGGCCCGCTCGGGCCTCGTCGCCGGTCTCACCACGACCGTCATCGCGCTCATCGGCTACACGGCCATGGCCGGGGCCGTCGGGGGCGGCGGGCTCGGCGCCGTCGCCATGAGCTACGGCTACAACCGCTTCGAGTCCGACGTGATGATCGTCTGCGTCGTGCTCCTCGTCGTCATCGTGACGATCGTCCAGGTCGTCGGCGACATCGTCGCCCGCCGCCTCGACCGCCGCTGA